From Toxorhynchites rutilus septentrionalis strain SRP chromosome 2, ASM2978413v1, whole genome shotgun sequence, a single genomic window includes:
- the LOC129766587 gene encoding trichohyalin-like, whose translation MRRFGKTPKENSNLFSIIKRILDSLADQSENSSVCLKNSETKLRQQKLKNLRYKMDSEQRSIVRQTRAMTKAAAMKAMSNPSNNKSTHEKDNNDDVDRGDEHDCAVCDRPNNAELYMVHAKIVTDVSSTGQSNRSSARKAQIEREFELLEEEKRLMDEKENEQLAQEQALLKKANLDKIERTKLYIAKKYGLRNQQEEHGGALADQSENSSVCLKNSEIKLRQQKLKNLRYKMDSEQRSIVRQTRAMTKAAAMKAMSNPSNNKSTHEKDNNDDVDRGDEHDCAVCDRPNNAELYMVHAKIVTDVSSTGQSNRSSARKAQIEREFELLEEEKRLMDEKENEQLAQEQALLKKANLDKIERTKLYIAKKYGLRNQQEEHGGGASVHSLRSNRTSNQRVGDWIQTQRETADKTGLDMKQADSVGAYEYWRQQRTKRELALVEQLRELENQRAKPLLDQQRKKEELKCMRQMHVSFEQKRQQELAKQEDELRHLLTLEQDFREQLRLQGEPKTSGHLIPFGEISSVDQRINKVGGETGERRVPTRSEEGIIDSHKEWYISEIEMLRKSRRENSKLEAVSSFLLHPLQTQFGRPEQIVKIMVTEVRETPAPASAVSTLSKWSST comes from the exons aTGAGAAGATTCGGCAAAACTCcaaaagaaaattcaaatttgttcTCGATTATAAAAAGGATACTAGATT CTTTAGCTGATCAATCGGAAAATTCGAGTGTCTGCTTAAAGAATTCCGAAACAAAACTTCGACAACAAAAACTAAAGAATCTACGATACAAGATGGATTCAGAGCAGAGATCGATTGTTCGACAAACACGAGCTATGACAAAAGCCGCTGCTATGAAGGCAATGTCTAACCCGTCGAATAACAAATCGACTCACGAAAAGGATAATAATGATGATGTTGATCGAGGTGACGAGCATGATTGCGCCGTTTGTGATCGACCAAATAATGCCGAATTATATATGGTTCATGCAAAGATTGTGACCGATG TTTCGTCAACGGGTCAATCCAATAGATCTAGCGCGAGGAAAGCGcaaattgaacgagaattcGAACTGCTTGAGGAGGAGAAAAGGTTGATGGACGAAAAGGAAAATGAGCAGCTAGCTCAGGAGCAAGCTTTGTTGAAGAAGGCTAATTTGGACAAAATTGAGCGGACCAAGCTGTATATCGCAAAGAAATATGGCCTGCGGAATCAGCAAGAGGAACACGGTGGAG CTTTAGCTGATCAATCGGAAAATTCGAGTGTCTGCTTAAAGAATTCCGAAATAAAACTTCGACAACAAAAACTAAAGAATCTACGATACAAGATGGATTCAGAGCAGAGATCGATTGTTCGACAAACACGAGCTATGACAAAAGCCGCTGCTATGAAGGCAATGTCTAACCCGTCGAATAACAAATCGACTCACGAAAAGGATAATAATGATGATGTTGATCGAGGTGACGAGCATGATTGCGCCGTTTGTGATCGACCAAATAATGCCGAATTATATATGGTTCATGCAAAGATTGTGACCGATG TTTCGTCAACGGGTCAATCCAATAGATCTAGCGCGAGGAAAGCGcaaattgaacgagaattcGAACTGCTTGAGGAGGAGAAAAGGTTGATGGACGAAAAGGAAAATGAGCAGCTAGCTCAGGAGCAAGCTTTGTTGAAGAAGGCTAATTTGGACAAAATTGAGCGGACCAAGCTGTATATCGCAAAGAAATATGGCCTGCGGAATCAGCAAGAGGAACACGGTGGAGGTGCAAGCGTACACAGTCTTCGTTCAAACCGAACAAGCAATCAACGAGTTGGAGATTGGATTCAAACTCAGCGAGAAACGGCCGACAAAACTGGCCTTGATATG AAGCAGGCGGATAGCGTCGGAGCTTATGAGTACTGGCGACAGCAAAGAACGAAGCGAGAGTTAGCGTTAGTTGAGCAACTACGAGAGTTGGAAAACCAGCGAGCAAAGCCATTGCTCGATCAGCAACGTAAAAAGGAGGAGCTGAAGTGCATGCGGCAGATGCATGTTTCGTTTGAACAGAAGCGGCAGCAAGAGCTGGCAAAACAAGAAGACGAGCTGAGACATCTCCTCACTTTGGAGCAGGACTTCAGAGAACAACTTCGGCTACAGGGCGAGCCTAAAACATCTGGTCATCTGATTCCGTTTGGTGAGATATCCTCAGTGGACCAGAGGATTAACAAGGTCGGAGGTGAAACAGGTGAACGCAGAGTACCGACACGTTCTGAAGAAGGTATAATAGATTCCCATAAGGAGTGGTACATTTCGGAAATAGAAATGCTAAGGAAGTCACGTAGGGAAAATTCTAAATTGGAAGCGGTAAGCAGTTTTCTACTACATCCTCTTCAAACACAGTTTGGTCGTCCTGAGCAGATCGTGAAGATTATGGTTACGGAAGTAAGAGAAACTCCGGCTCCGGCATCTGCTGTGTCCACGCTTTCTAAATGGTCATCTACGTAG